A genome region from Cucumis sativus cultivar 9930 chromosome 4, Cucumber_9930_V3, whole genome shotgun sequence includes the following:
- the LOC101221535 gene encoding CST complex subunit CTC1 isoform X1, which translates to MENVKVLTISDLIQCRLPLTGTYNFHQSSSFNSLPTELLQSNPRPVPSNSSSPAESNPNPEVLTSLKYPTILIGTLTLPFDAPRSSILKPFCSCPTNNCFQFTDGSGTVCCDILDIDIRMFGKEIRVLSWNFIPLRSAGGFLEIIKWEFLSPSWVLRQCSDVDPVLLDIGTFSTPTDKLKVRHCVCGLLQSVGPITIVPCTLGQRNLQINGKSDSSAVSKKLRGFMAHIMICECRSCTSKEPMSLPDNSVRELNTHSFVNPTIVYLCGSASSWHPVLSKFVGLGFINFWGLKKKLVSIGKAESCLMYVTSEKSSLHLSRLSRTRLPCKKSVIKGKGECGSYTGIIKGVYMQGMLVELDNEVWVLLTDHFLSPPHSIRVGAIISVRNAHFVNPRFPWSKLLLLGTCAKTSIFVQLFSPLETKCHVLSQSRSMLGKFIPTLPFSTRLWVLFLISSFRKMFAGNLSEKEILGSKHNEGLVQMYAKLHLPMSMYRYQHGSMMKLYEHDSCGCASEPCNINLETVVPVSVLIFYCNSTCMRTMSLKNEKVVQYEYNQLDHFRLLPRGGKSSHDTPRKIYRSEDIGFVLVGSLKISTYSGRLQLVDATGGIDVMVPDLPSTWNVNGIYEVSKYIVVIEGIPQMEKYLINQSFSCRRFFQSVSSERDLSTTIYVYFQYRNASCKKLPSYSCNDNASDLVIFESGTYDLLEVTHKFPMSQKFQGKHLAPNTSSMFVEAVLHPWNLFLTESEKKYSTKVSLKQQREDAGTANDPKDVNKRLKIDDPSRRVEGSSIACDSDQSSCGFSGCCACYKVPNEEQKCCNLSLHRISCIATIRSSDHRSQYIGFLQNTRTEPNSGGGSRLSAQKILLEIRPENFSKYQFLQIGSFYITKRNNNHSLFNMEESNCVNSQKFLITSCTQLWCISFTFGNDILHGTESNNTQFSDFPICDGGVISGDQIDLHCRSLSDIYLHLPANAKDSLVFDLEKQEENSTKLVIKPEEAGKPCYRDGISSDMQTSGFHGTDCLFPEGNLSSVKGHVVAVHDLHQSCIDSNLECQSIKGGLCRFPVGGKSTCIHLLMEDQIVKIFGYLKNHALPVGFGPGVSATFHRVLELGDLRRLMLTPLSFIDINSFSVLDHSFTEKYPDIVSYSDTISLQLFSQLINSSHCKLTKFRCRVVAVNFLVLEKNIDHVNLQVEISPRQPLVKIPLAGFILDDGSSRCNCWASGERAAALLRLHDPLPQLAFKNIDRVFKWTGMNHYSPGTASYHLSKVLKNHGRIIVRSCGSILNSYQDLDISLASDDALSSANESFIKFIIVNSCISAIWTLIGSKLDSDAVRNLLKEHTLEPWLMESHNIWVTDVHRTNALKEAKNAILELANG; encoded by the exons ATGGAGAATGTCAAAGTTCTCACCATTTCCGACCTAATCCAGTGCCGTCTTCCTCTAACCGGAACTTACAATTTTCATCAATCTTCTTCATTCAATTCACTCCCAACAGAATTGCTTCAATCAAATCCAAGACCAGTTCCATCTAACTCCTCATCTCCTGCCGAATCCAATCCCAACCCTGAAGTTCTTACTTCTCTTAAATATCCCACCATCCTCATTGGAACCCTAACTCTCCCTTTCGATGCTCCTCGGTCGTCCATCTTAAAGCCTTTCTGTTCATGCCCCACCAACAATTGCTTCCAGTTCACTGATGGTTCCGGTACTGTTTGCTGTGATATACTTGATATCGACATTCGAATGTTCGGGAAAGAGATTCGGGTCTTATCTTGGAATTTCATTCCGTTGAGAAGCGCTGGTGGTTTCTTGGAAATTATTAAATGGGAATTTCTTTCCCCAAGCTGGGTACTTCGTCAATGCTCCGATGTCGATCCAGTTCTCTTGGATATAGGTACTTTCTCTACGCCTACCGATAAGTTGAAGGTTCGGCACTGTGTTTGTGGTTTATTACAGTCGGTTGGTCCAATTACTATTGTTCCGTGCACATTAGGACAGAGGAATTTACAGATCAACGGGAAGTCTGATTCTTCTGCGGTCTCGAAAAAACTTCGAGGGTTTATGGCTCATATAATGATCTGCGAGTGTCGGTCATGTACTTCTAAGGAACCAATGAGTTTACCCGACAATTCAGTTCGAGAACTTAATACTCATTCATTTGTTAATCCAACAATTGTGTATCTTTGCGGTTCAGCGTCGTCTTGGCATCCTGTCCTATCGAAATTtgtgggtttagggtttataaatttttggggtttgaaaaagaagttgGTTTCCATTGGTAAGGCAGAGTCCTGTTTGATGTATGTCACCTCGGAGAAATCCTCTCTCCATTTATCTAGGTTATCTCGTACAAGGCTTCCATGCAAGAAAAGTGTCATCAAGGGGAAGGGAGAATGTGGATCATACACTGGTATAATTAAAGGAGTATATATGCAAGGAATGCTTGTTGAGCTCGACAACGAGGTCTGGGTTTTGTTGACcgatcattttctttctccacCTCATAGCATTAGGGTGGGCGCCATT ATATCGGTTCGGAATGCACACTTTGTGAATCCTAGATTTCCTTGGTCAAAATTGCTTTTACTTGGTACTTGCGCCAAAACTAGCATCTTTGTGCAGCTATTTTCTCCATTGGAAACCAA ATGTCACGTCCTTTCTCAGTCAAGATCTATGTTGGGGAAGTTTATCCCCACCTTACCCTTTTCGACTAGATTATG GGTattgtttcttatttcatcTTTCCGAAAGATGTTTGCTGGGAATTTATCTGAAAAAGAGATTTTGGGATCAAAACAT AATGAAGGACTGGTTCAAATGTATGCAAAATTGCATTTACCTATGTCAATGTATCGATATCAA CATGGATCAATGATGAAACTGTATGAGCATGATTCATGTGGCTGTGCCAGTGAACCATGCAACATTAACCTTGAAACT GTGGTCCCTGTCTctgttctaattttttattgtaattctACATGTATGAGAACCATgagtttgaaaaatgaaaaagttgttCAGTATGAATACAACCAGCTTGACCACTTCAGACTTCTACCACGTGGAGGTAAATCTTCTCATGATACACCCAGGAAAATTTATCGTAGCGAAGACATTGGCTTTGTTTTGGTTGGTAGTTTGAAG ATTTCCACGTATTCTGGAAGATTGCAATTGGTTGATGCAACTGGAGGTATTGATGTTATGGTACCAGATCTTCCGTCAACTTGGAACGTAAATGGCATATATGAG GTATCAAAGTATATTGTGGTCATTGAAGGCATTCCACAAATGGAGAAGTATTTGATCAATCAGTCATTCTCATGCCGGAGATTTTTTCAGAGCGTCTCATCAGAAAGAGATCTTAGCACAacaatttatgtttattttcagTACAGAAACGCATCGTGCAAAAAACTTCCTTCATATTCTTGCAATGACAATGCATCTGATCTTGTGATATTCGAAAGTGGAACTTATGATTTGCTAGAAGTAACACACAAGTTTCCCATGTCACAAAAG TTTCAAGGCAAACATTTGGCACCAAACACGTCAAGCATGTTCGTTGAGGCTGTCCTCCATCCTTGGAATTTATTTCTCACCgaaagtgagaaaaaatattcaacaaaGGTTTCATTGAAGCAGCAGAGGGAAGATGCTGGAACTGCAAATGATCCGAAAGATGTTAATAAGAGACTTAAAATTGATGATCCATCAAGGAGGGTAGAAGGTTCAAGTATAGCATGTGACTCTGACCAGTCTAGCTGTGGGTTTAGTGGTTGTTGCGCTTGTTACAAAGTACCTAATGAGGAACAGAAATGCTGCAACTTGAGTCTTCACAGAATTTCTTGTATTGCTACTATTAGGAGTTCAGATCATAGAAGCCAGTACATAGGATTCTTGCAGAACACAAGAACTGAACCAAATAGTGGTGGGGGTTCCAGATTAAGTGCTCAAAAGATTTTGTTAGAGATTCGGCCTGAAAACTTTTCTAAATATCAG TTCCTGCAGATTGGTAGTTTCTACATCACAAAACGTAATAACAATCATTCTCTGTTCAACATGGAGGAAAGCAATTGTGTCAACAGCCAAAAATTTCTTATAACTTCATGTACTCAATTATGGTGCATCTCATTCACTTTTGGTAATGATATTCTCCATGGTACTGAATCAAACAACACTCAGTTCAGTGACTTTCCCATCTGTGATGGTGGAGTGATCTCAGGAGATCAGATTGATTTGCACTGCAGATCCCTTTCAGATATCTATCTTCATCTTCCCGCAAATGCAAAAGATAGTTTGGTGTTTGATCTTGAAAAACAGGaagaaaattcaaccaaactAGTTATAAAACCTGAAGAGGCCGGCAAACCCTGTTATAGAGATGGGATATCATCAGATATGCAAACCTCTGGTTTCCATGGAACTGACTGTCTCTTTCCTGAAGGAAACTTATCATCCGTAAAAGGTCATGTGGTTGCAGTTCACGATCTTCATCAAAGTTGCATTGATTCTAATTTAGAATGTCAAAGTATTAAAGGTGGCCTGTGCAGATTCCCTGTGGGTGGGAAAAGCACTTGCATTCATCTTCTGATGGAGGACCAAATT GTAAAAATTTTTGGTTATCTGAAGAATCATGCTTTACCTGTTGGATTTGGACCTGGTGTGAGTGCAACTTTCCACCGAGTTTTAGAGCTTGG GGATCTAAGGAGATTGATGTTGACTCCGCTATCTTTCATAGATATCAATTCTTTTAGCGTACTTGATCATTCCTTTACTGAGAAGTATCCTGACATTGTCTCCTATTCAGACACTATATCTTTGCAACTATTTTCTCAACTGATTAACTCCTCCCACTGCAAGTTAACAAAGTTCCGTTGTAGA GTTGTTGCTGTCAATTTTTTAGTCCTGGAGAAGAACATTGATCACGTCAATTTGCAAGTTGAAATTTCTCCAAGGCAACCTCTTGTAAAGATTCCTCTTGCTGGATTCATTTTGG ATGATGGCTCATCTAGATGCAACTGCTGGGCGAGTGGTGAAAGAGCAGCAGCTTTGTTGCGGTTGCATGATCCACTTCCACAGTTAGCTTTTAAGAACATTGACCGGGTATTCAAATGGACTGGGATGAATCATTACTCCCCTGGTACTGCAAGCTATCATCTGAGCAAGGTTCTGAAGAACCACGGTAGAATTATTGTGAGAAGTTGTGGATCAATCCTCAATTCTTATCAAGACCTTGATATTTCTCTTGCTTCAGATGATGCTCTCAGCAGTGCGAATGAGAGTTTTATCAAGTTCATAATAGTGAATTCATGTATTAGTGCCATTTGG ACTCTCATTGGGAGTAAGTTGGATTCAGATGCTGTTAGAAATCTGTTAAAAGAACACACACTGGAACCATGGTTGATGGAGTCTCATAATATATGGGTGACGGATGTTCATCGAACAAATGCTCTTAAGGAGGCCAAAAATGCTATCCTAGAACTGGCGAACGGTTAA
- the LOC101221535 gene encoding CST complex subunit CTC1 isoform X2: MENVKVLTISDLIQCRLPLTGTYNFHQSSSFNSLPTELLQSNPRPVPSNSSSPAESNPNPEVLTSLKYPTILIGTLTLPFDAPRSSILKPFCSCPTNNCFQFTDGSGTVCCDILDIDIRMFGKEIRVLSWNFIPLRSAGGFLEIIKWEFLSPSWVLRQCSDVDPVLLDIGTFSTPTDKLKVRHCVCGLLQSVGPITIVPCTLGQRNLQINGKSDSSAVSKKLRGFMAHIMICECRSCTSKEPMSLPDNSVRELNTHSFVNPTIVYLCGSASSWHPVLSKFVGLGFINFWGLKKKLVSIGKAESCLMYVTSEKSSLHLSRLSRTRLPCKKSVIKGKGECGSYTGIIKGVYMQGMLVELDNEVWVLLTDHFLSPPHSIRVGAIISVRNAHFVNPRFPWSKLLLLGTCAKTSIFVQLFSPLETKVLFLISSFRKMFAGNLSEKEILGSKHNEGLVQMYAKLHLPMSMYRYQHGSMMKLYEHDSCGCASEPCNINLETVVPVSVLIFYCNSTCMRTMSLKNEKVVQYEYNQLDHFRLLPRGGKSSHDTPRKIYRSEDIGFVLVGSLKISTYSGRLQLVDATGGIDVMVPDLPSTWNVNGIYEVSKYIVVIEGIPQMEKYLINQSFSCRRFFQSVSSERDLSTTIYVYFQYRNASCKKLPSYSCNDNASDLVIFESGTYDLLEVTHKFPMSQKFQGKHLAPNTSSMFVEAVLHPWNLFLTESEKKYSTKVSLKQQREDAGTANDPKDVNKRLKIDDPSRRVEGSSIACDSDQSSCGFSGCCACYKVPNEEQKCCNLSLHRISCIATIRSSDHRSQYIGFLQNTRTEPNSGGGSRLSAQKILLEIRPENFSKYQFLQIGSFYITKRNNNHSLFNMEESNCVNSQKFLITSCTQLWCISFTFGNDILHGTESNNTQFSDFPICDGGVISGDQIDLHCRSLSDIYLHLPANAKDSLVFDLEKQEENSTKLVIKPEEAGKPCYRDGISSDMQTSGFHGTDCLFPEGNLSSVKGHVVAVHDLHQSCIDSNLECQSIKGGLCRFPVGGKSTCIHLLMEDQIVKIFGYLKNHALPVGFGPGVSATFHRVLELGDLRRLMLTPLSFIDINSFSVLDHSFTEKYPDIVSYSDTISLQLFSQLINSSHCKLTKFRCRVVAVNFLVLEKNIDHVNLQVEISPRQPLVKIPLAGFILDDGSSRCNCWASGERAAALLRLHDPLPQLAFKNIDRVFKWTGMNHYSPGTASYHLSKVLKNHGRIIVRSCGSILNSYQDLDISLASDDALSSANESFIKFIIVNSCISAIWTLIGSKLDSDAVRNLLKEHTLEPWLMESHNIWVTDVHRTNALKEAKNAILELANG, from the exons ATGGAGAATGTCAAAGTTCTCACCATTTCCGACCTAATCCAGTGCCGTCTTCCTCTAACCGGAACTTACAATTTTCATCAATCTTCTTCATTCAATTCACTCCCAACAGAATTGCTTCAATCAAATCCAAGACCAGTTCCATCTAACTCCTCATCTCCTGCCGAATCCAATCCCAACCCTGAAGTTCTTACTTCTCTTAAATATCCCACCATCCTCATTGGAACCCTAACTCTCCCTTTCGATGCTCCTCGGTCGTCCATCTTAAAGCCTTTCTGTTCATGCCCCACCAACAATTGCTTCCAGTTCACTGATGGTTCCGGTACTGTTTGCTGTGATATACTTGATATCGACATTCGAATGTTCGGGAAAGAGATTCGGGTCTTATCTTGGAATTTCATTCCGTTGAGAAGCGCTGGTGGTTTCTTGGAAATTATTAAATGGGAATTTCTTTCCCCAAGCTGGGTACTTCGTCAATGCTCCGATGTCGATCCAGTTCTCTTGGATATAGGTACTTTCTCTACGCCTACCGATAAGTTGAAGGTTCGGCACTGTGTTTGTGGTTTATTACAGTCGGTTGGTCCAATTACTATTGTTCCGTGCACATTAGGACAGAGGAATTTACAGATCAACGGGAAGTCTGATTCTTCTGCGGTCTCGAAAAAACTTCGAGGGTTTATGGCTCATATAATGATCTGCGAGTGTCGGTCATGTACTTCTAAGGAACCAATGAGTTTACCCGACAATTCAGTTCGAGAACTTAATACTCATTCATTTGTTAATCCAACAATTGTGTATCTTTGCGGTTCAGCGTCGTCTTGGCATCCTGTCCTATCGAAATTtgtgggtttagggtttataaatttttggggtttgaaaaagaagttgGTTTCCATTGGTAAGGCAGAGTCCTGTTTGATGTATGTCACCTCGGAGAAATCCTCTCTCCATTTATCTAGGTTATCTCGTACAAGGCTTCCATGCAAGAAAAGTGTCATCAAGGGGAAGGGAGAATGTGGATCATACACTGGTATAATTAAAGGAGTATATATGCAAGGAATGCTTGTTGAGCTCGACAACGAGGTCTGGGTTTTGTTGACcgatcattttctttctccacCTCATAGCATTAGGGTGGGCGCCATT ATATCGGTTCGGAATGCACACTTTGTGAATCCTAGATTTCCTTGGTCAAAATTGCTTTTACTTGGTACTTGCGCCAAAACTAGCATCTTTGTGCAGCTATTTTCTCCATTGGAAACCAA GGTattgtttcttatttcatcTTTCCGAAAGATGTTTGCTGGGAATTTATCTGAAAAAGAGATTTTGGGATCAAAACAT AATGAAGGACTGGTTCAAATGTATGCAAAATTGCATTTACCTATGTCAATGTATCGATATCAA CATGGATCAATGATGAAACTGTATGAGCATGATTCATGTGGCTGTGCCAGTGAACCATGCAACATTAACCTTGAAACT GTGGTCCCTGTCTctgttctaattttttattgtaattctACATGTATGAGAACCATgagtttgaaaaatgaaaaagttgttCAGTATGAATACAACCAGCTTGACCACTTCAGACTTCTACCACGTGGAGGTAAATCTTCTCATGATACACCCAGGAAAATTTATCGTAGCGAAGACATTGGCTTTGTTTTGGTTGGTAGTTTGAAG ATTTCCACGTATTCTGGAAGATTGCAATTGGTTGATGCAACTGGAGGTATTGATGTTATGGTACCAGATCTTCCGTCAACTTGGAACGTAAATGGCATATATGAG GTATCAAAGTATATTGTGGTCATTGAAGGCATTCCACAAATGGAGAAGTATTTGATCAATCAGTCATTCTCATGCCGGAGATTTTTTCAGAGCGTCTCATCAGAAAGAGATCTTAGCACAacaatttatgtttattttcagTACAGAAACGCATCGTGCAAAAAACTTCCTTCATATTCTTGCAATGACAATGCATCTGATCTTGTGATATTCGAAAGTGGAACTTATGATTTGCTAGAAGTAACACACAAGTTTCCCATGTCACAAAAG TTTCAAGGCAAACATTTGGCACCAAACACGTCAAGCATGTTCGTTGAGGCTGTCCTCCATCCTTGGAATTTATTTCTCACCgaaagtgagaaaaaatattcaacaaaGGTTTCATTGAAGCAGCAGAGGGAAGATGCTGGAACTGCAAATGATCCGAAAGATGTTAATAAGAGACTTAAAATTGATGATCCATCAAGGAGGGTAGAAGGTTCAAGTATAGCATGTGACTCTGACCAGTCTAGCTGTGGGTTTAGTGGTTGTTGCGCTTGTTACAAAGTACCTAATGAGGAACAGAAATGCTGCAACTTGAGTCTTCACAGAATTTCTTGTATTGCTACTATTAGGAGTTCAGATCATAGAAGCCAGTACATAGGATTCTTGCAGAACACAAGAACTGAACCAAATAGTGGTGGGGGTTCCAGATTAAGTGCTCAAAAGATTTTGTTAGAGATTCGGCCTGAAAACTTTTCTAAATATCAG TTCCTGCAGATTGGTAGTTTCTACATCACAAAACGTAATAACAATCATTCTCTGTTCAACATGGAGGAAAGCAATTGTGTCAACAGCCAAAAATTTCTTATAACTTCATGTACTCAATTATGGTGCATCTCATTCACTTTTGGTAATGATATTCTCCATGGTACTGAATCAAACAACACTCAGTTCAGTGACTTTCCCATCTGTGATGGTGGAGTGATCTCAGGAGATCAGATTGATTTGCACTGCAGATCCCTTTCAGATATCTATCTTCATCTTCCCGCAAATGCAAAAGATAGTTTGGTGTTTGATCTTGAAAAACAGGaagaaaattcaaccaaactAGTTATAAAACCTGAAGAGGCCGGCAAACCCTGTTATAGAGATGGGATATCATCAGATATGCAAACCTCTGGTTTCCATGGAACTGACTGTCTCTTTCCTGAAGGAAACTTATCATCCGTAAAAGGTCATGTGGTTGCAGTTCACGATCTTCATCAAAGTTGCATTGATTCTAATTTAGAATGTCAAAGTATTAAAGGTGGCCTGTGCAGATTCCCTGTGGGTGGGAAAAGCACTTGCATTCATCTTCTGATGGAGGACCAAATT GTAAAAATTTTTGGTTATCTGAAGAATCATGCTTTACCTGTTGGATTTGGACCTGGTGTGAGTGCAACTTTCCACCGAGTTTTAGAGCTTGG GGATCTAAGGAGATTGATGTTGACTCCGCTATCTTTCATAGATATCAATTCTTTTAGCGTACTTGATCATTCCTTTACTGAGAAGTATCCTGACATTGTCTCCTATTCAGACACTATATCTTTGCAACTATTTTCTCAACTGATTAACTCCTCCCACTGCAAGTTAACAAAGTTCCGTTGTAGA GTTGTTGCTGTCAATTTTTTAGTCCTGGAGAAGAACATTGATCACGTCAATTTGCAAGTTGAAATTTCTCCAAGGCAACCTCTTGTAAAGATTCCTCTTGCTGGATTCATTTTGG ATGATGGCTCATCTAGATGCAACTGCTGGGCGAGTGGTGAAAGAGCAGCAGCTTTGTTGCGGTTGCATGATCCACTTCCACAGTTAGCTTTTAAGAACATTGACCGGGTATTCAAATGGACTGGGATGAATCATTACTCCCCTGGTACTGCAAGCTATCATCTGAGCAAGGTTCTGAAGAACCACGGTAGAATTATTGTGAGAAGTTGTGGATCAATCCTCAATTCTTATCAAGACCTTGATATTTCTCTTGCTTCAGATGATGCTCTCAGCAGTGCGAATGAGAGTTTTATCAAGTTCATAATAGTGAATTCATGTATTAGTGCCATTTGG ACTCTCATTGGGAGTAAGTTGGATTCAGATGCTGTTAGAAATCTGTTAAAAGAACACACACTGGAACCATGGTTGATGGAGTCTCATAATATATGGGTGACGGATGTTCATCGAACAAATGCTCTTAAGGAGGCCAAAAATGCTATCCTAGAACTGGCGAACGGTTAA